Genomic window (Tripterygium wilfordii isolate XIE 37 chromosome 11, ASM1340144v1, whole genome shotgun sequence):
GTTTctgtaatttataattttaactTTCTCGAGAAAATCCGAAGAAAGTTTTTAGGCTTCTTGATAGTGATATTTTCTGAGATCAtcccacttttctttttttttcctggctcTTATTGTTCACTTACTTCACTTCTCTGTAGAATCTGACTACGGAAATGAGAGGAACTCAGAATACAAGCTCAAGTGCATTCATTTCCAAACACGCTGAAGACGTCATCAATGGCGATGGAGGTCTGTTGTTTTGTCCTCCACCTTCTCTCTCCTATTCTTACCCTCCATCGACTTCGTTCAACAATCAATCTTTCCATAACTACCAAAAATTGATGAATCAACAACAACCGCCTCTCCTTCCTATGCCAATCTCTTCTAGGCCAAACAACAACTTCGTCTCTTCACGAGGTCGAAGCTTCTCGTGCCCACCGAATACCAGAAAGACCAACAAAGCCACCAGAGATCATTCTCTCACGCCGaagaaatcaaaacaacaaCCACCGCCGAACAAAAGAGAGCAAAAGCAAGATTCAAAATCTGATGATGAAAGCGGGGTTATGGTCTCGGTTAGTCCATTAGGACCCGACACGAATGATCTTCCTAAATCGGAGAAGTTTTCTGGTTCTGTGTTTACATTATCGCCACCTCCGAGCAGCTTGCCGTTGCCAAAATTCTCTCTTAGGTCTAAACTCAGTTGCAACGCTGAAGCTGCCGGTATCGACAACAGAGCAACAGACAGTCTCCGGCGAATACTGCGTCTCCTTTGAAGAAGATCGCACTTAATGGTATGCTTCATTTGTTATCTAGTTGTGTCTGGTATATAGACATGGTTTCTACCTTCTTTAATTCCTTTGTTTTGGTATCAGTTGCAGAAATTTCTGCTGCAACCAGCACCAGCTGTTTTTGAATTAGTGTGCACAGCCAGCTGCTTTTCTGCTCGGTCagttatttttcttcctttgatcTTCCATTCATTTCTAAATATTGTCTTCTAGGGTTTTCTGCCCACTGAAAGTATGAATTTCAGTTCTATCCATCTCTATGCACTCAGCACCTGTACTGATATTTTTGTCATAAACTCAAAACTTATAGCCGAATCAATTGCACACATCTGTAAGTTTAACAACATTAAGGATACTAATGACATAATACAACATAAAATAGAATGATTTCTCTGCCTGCAATTGATTCAACTGGCCTTCAAACCAAGAAGAAAGTGCCAACGATTGGCTAAGAATGAAAAGTCTCATATCTGATGAGTTACTAATTCTCAGAGAATGTATACCCACATTTGGGGCACTCATAGAAGGTAGTCTGGCCTTCATCAGCTGATCTCATCTGTTAACAGGGAACAAAGGAACATAAATATCAAGTGATGAGACTGAGAGGGAGAATGAGGGGAAGAACCAAGTAAACAGAATGTGCATTGAGATATCATTTACTTGTCTGCTGAAATATAAAAGTTCTGTACTCGGACATCTTTCACATTGCTTGTTGATCTGTTGATGGAACAATGTTAGATATTAGTGTACAATTTAACAGATAACCTCTTATGTTTAGTTTGACATTGCTTATTGGTTGGTTTTCTTTACCATTTTAACCAGAATTGTATAATTAATGTTACCTTAGACTTTTGCACCTTCCCTTCATCAAAATGTGATATGCCCAACTCCCTTCTTATGTCCTGCAagacagcaaaaaaaaaaaacgtacaACATAGACCGAGATAGATCAGCCCTTCCATGTGAATGATAAGCACAGTGCACAACTGTACAAATAATGAACTACTCTTAGATCTTAAGGTCAGGAAAGAAATTATGAATTAGTTCAATTATAAAACATTCCATACAGGATGATCAAACAGATGAATTATGTATTGACAAATTCTATCAATTGCTAAATAACATCTGTTATGGGAGTAATAAAACGTTGGTAACATCTATTCATCACAGAGTTCTTTAAAGGCATACCTCGGCACTGACTCTATAAGATATTTCTCTTCCAGAAATTTCTGAAAACAGTGAGATACGAAATCAAGAATAGACCAGATAAGTTACAAGTTTGTGAACATGATGCAAAATTATTTAAGCAACCGAGAACATGATTTGTCCAGAAGGAATCACAAACACAAAGTCGTGCCAAGCTGCCAGCACAAATTTCCAAACCAAAATTTACAAAACATCTCTATCAACATACAACTGTAAGGCATGGTTTCTATTTTGAAGTTTAACATGTAAGCATTTCAAACAAGTTCATGTAAATCTTAATTAGGGAAAATTCACAAACCACTGTGGCCATTTTCACTTTGACGCTAAATGCTTCAATATATGTCAGCATGCTCTTCCTTAACTCCACCATTACAGTATTTGTCCAACAGATCTTGTATCTAGGTTCTCAATAATATGAGAGGTTTTCATATAAAACCCTGTGTGAATTTACCCTTTATCACTATCCCACCATGTGTAACTTTACCTTACTCTAAATCAAACAGATCTTGTATCTAGGTTCCAAATAATAAGAGAATTTTTCATATAAGACCTTGTGTGAAGTTAccatttaatcatttattatcACTATCCCACCATGTGTAACTTCACCTTACTCTAAACTTTAAGTTAAACACATCTGACACAAGGAGCCATGAGGAGATAAAATTAcgcgcacacacacaaaaaaaggaGGCAAATGAGAATGGACAAGAGCAAAGGGGCGTCTATCAAAATTTCCCCTTATTTAACGTGCAAGGGATGCACCACACAAAAGCACATCATTGCATGCACAGTGCAAAACTGCATAAGAAATTGATGCGAAATGCATAAATAAAACGAGCCAAGAAAAAGCTGAGCTTCTAACCAAATAATTGTTTCAGATGGAACAGAACATGTACCATTTATGGACAAAAGAGGATTCACACAAATGATAATGAACaattccataccaaataccaaggtggtattaaatttttttcatgttCACAACTTCACATCAAGGACGAAGTAAAAGCTACCGGCATAAAAGATGTCAATTAGAATACAATCCTAGAGAGGAACAAAAATTTAAACACTGCTAAGGCTCAATATCTTTACCTTTTATGTTTCGCTTATAATAGCACAAAGGACATTTAGCATATTTAGTCGAATCTAAAGTTAGCATTGTCCCACACAAGCCGCAGAACAAAAAATCTCTTCCTTTTGAATATGCCATGGAATACGCTTTCATGTATACTGCGGAAAGAAAAAGATGGAAAGGTCAAAATAAATTCTTTATTTGCTAGAAacctgaagaaaaaaaaaagaagagaaaatttaaCAAGTTGTCCATGTGTGCACAAGCTAAAATTTAAACAAGACTAAGTTCACTTTTTACTTTTCACTAATTAAGGTTTATGGCCAAAGAATAAAAATACAGCTTCGAATCTTAACAGTAGATcattataatttaattaaagtTTACCCCATCGAAAAAACCTAATAGCTATTAGCTACCTAGAGCCAATGTGTTGTCCTGGGATGGTAACTACACCTCTATTTAGCAGTTAGCATCAGTGCTTTAAAAACCGACCCGGAAGTGTAACCTGGATATAAACCCTACAAAACATGATTCAGACTTTCATACTGACCAAAATACCCAAATCACACAACCATGCACCCAATCATACCAATGCATTGTTGAATTCGCGTAATTGCGTCGAACAGCAGAAACACGAAAGAAAAAATACACTAACAATTCTAAGAAAGCAAAAACAATTGCAGAAacaggaaaagaaaagacaCATAAGAGTCAAAGAAGACAAAAGCGAACGATAAGAATACAAGAATCTGAAAAGGATAAGTTAATCGAATACACAGAAACAAATCAAAGTTACTAGCAGAAGAGACAACAGAAACAAGAAGATACAAACACAATACAGTATGCGTGGTTACCGATGAATAGATGGATTTTACGAACTTACAGGTTCGTCAGGGCGGGAAGGAAGGACAGAGAGAACCGAGAAGAGAAGGTTATGGGCGGTAGCGCTGGCGTTGTAAAACCCTAGTTAATAGCTTTTATAAGTTTTGGTTAATGGGCTACGAAACCGTTGTGGACTTGTGGGCCTGGAAGGTAAAGAAACCTGTTGGGCTTTTCCttggacaaaaaaaatcacttttGCTTCAGACACCAACAACATCAAACGACGCCGTGTAATATCCCCAAGGATGTTACCTTTTCTGTGTCGTGAAATTCTGATTTGAAATTGAGATCACTAAAGACTAAATATTGGTCTTGTTCAGCAATAGCCAGCATTGACCGTCCATGATCAGTTatggatcattttttttttacataaatttaacctACCGATCCATGAATTATTGTCAAATATTCCAATCAAAGAATTattgtcaaaattttcagttatcGATCAGTTCACTGTCAATTTTGGACAGCCCTTATCTACAACCATTCTTGAAAACATTATACATGGATCTGAAGGggcataaaaaaattttatacaGGATGATCAAATGTATTGACATATGAACGAAAACATTTCCCATTATCGCAgcacagaaggaaaaaaaaaataagaacagttatctgcaatttcaaatagagaATATAGCAAAATGCTGATGGAAGAGATGTCATCGGGCTCTACATAAGAACAAAACATCATCCTAGAGTACCATCTACGAGAGAAACAGAATACGGATTCTCGACAAAAGAAGTATGCACTCAGTACAAAAGAAACTTCACCAAGTTTATATTCCAAGTGTGCAAAAGCAACTCTATGATCTTCCCATGATGGACTAGGTTCCAACTTTTGAGTTTAGAGATGGCAGCATAACTTTCAAAGACTTCACTTCTTGTTAGAAACGTCAGTAAGTCCTGTAGAAACACCATGAGAAAGATTACACAACAATTGGGAAACCTAAATACCTTAGTAACTGATAGGGTAAATGGAAATTTAGGTGTACGGATAGAGCAAAGGACAAGGTAAGAAGCGCGATTGTCCATTGCCTAGCATAATGGCAAATCAGATAATAAACGCATTTCATAAAGAAAAAAGATCAATGGACTTTCCACAGATAACGCTGAACCAGAAGAGATACCTGAATGAGCCTCAAGAATACCTGCGATTAGCACTATAACGACCTTGCTTTCTATTACCACCACGAACCCTAGCATATGTGGTACCTTCTTCTGAAACAACTGAAGTTGGTACTTGCAGCAAATATTCGGCACGAAGAACTTGAGCAAACACATCATCAAGAGATGGAATGCTCCCAGTTGCATCACCCGCTGCCAAGATCTGATTCCGTATATTGTGAAAATTAGGATTCAATCCATGTAGAAATTTGCACACGAAAAACTCTTCCCGTTGTTGCTTTAACACCTCCACATCATCTGTTTTAGGATGGTATATTTCTAATTCCCTGACCAAAGACATGAAAATGTCACTGTATTCCGCAACAGATCTTTCACCTTGTTTGAGACTAAAGAGTCTATCATAAAGATCATACAACAAGGAAAATCTTCTCTTAAGAAAATACTTTTCACGTAAAGCATCCCAAATTCCTTTTGCAGTGTTAAGGAACGTGATATTAGAACTCACTGACATTTCCATACTATTCCACAGCCAAGTCATCACAAGACTATTATCTGATTTCCATTCCTTAAATTCCTCGCTGTCGCATGGAGGCGGATCACAAGAAATATATTTGAACTTCCCTTTGGCTGATATAGCCATTTCCATTAACCAGGCCCACAACAGATAATTGCTGCCATCAAACTTAGTAGTAGTGAGTTGCAAACTAAATGGATCAGAAGATAAAGACATGGCTGGCAAGGTAGGATTGGTATCTGACATCATGGATTGGTAACAATCAATCACAAACAAAGCGATCAGTGCCGAGAGAAACTCACAGAACAGCTCTGTAACTAGAATAACTGCTAGGTGTCACACTCATAAGTAATCCTCCACACAATCAAGAATTAGGCGCTAATAGTCACTAACACCACAATCCCCTACAGAAACATACATATTATTAGTAACAACTCATTATTGAAAATGCTATACCGTTAGCACTCAAATATCCAGTTGAATTGTAAATAGCACACCAAtggaggaaaaaaattaattggagCCATACTAACACAATATGGTAATGAGAACAGAACCATAATTTCAGTACAACCATCAGTACTAGGTTAAAAAAAACCATCCAAAAACAAGGAAATGCCACCTCGCCTAAAAAATCAGTCAGACATCTCAGAAGGTAAATTATtgttgaaatgccacaaaacaCAAAGTTATGTACCATATAGAAGCCAGGAGGTTGAACAAAAAACCCCAGAACAATGGCAGACAACCCCAAAAGACGATGTACAGAACCAGATCTCTGGGAAGGACTTGACAGACAGCCTTTATAACTTGTCCAAGCAATACCACAAAATGGAGATTCAGCAAGTGGTGGTTGAGTAGCAACTGGTTATATTTTATTTGCtagtttaaaattgaaaattttgtaaaACCAGAACCCTCGTTCTCAGATCAGTTTCTGTGTTCCTTAAATTTCTCTTGGAAAATAGaatggctgaatcatctttgtTCAGCGTCGCAGAAAAAGTTTAGCCCTGCAAGATAGCCTCTCTAGCCCTGCAAGAAGTTTGTCTTGTTTAAGGTCGTGGTTCTGTGTTTGCTTCTCCTTCGCATCTAAAAAGTTGTGCTATTAGATGCAGAGGAGAAGCAAGCACAAAACCACGAGCTGCACCTTTGGCTTTGGAGGCTTAAGCTTCTCTGTTATGATACTAAGGATGAGCTGGAATATGAAGGCAAAAGGAACTTAAGGAGAGGCTAGATGAGAATGCAGATCAGAAGTCAAAATTCTGAACTAATTGAATAGTTGTTCGCAGACAGAATAAAGAACACCGACCCAAACAAACAACTAACAAGAAAAGACACAAATCACACAATTCGCCCAATCATACAACATATCGTTGAATTCGCGTCCAATTAGAAAAGAATATGCGCACTCAATCGCATCTAAAAGCAGAAACACGAAAGCAAACACACTCACAATTCtgaaaaagcaaagaaaaaaacaggaagaaaaaaaaacaccaggCCGCACGTAAGaggaaaagaagacaaaaggGAGCGATAACAATACGCGAATCTGAAACCGAAAGCTTAATCGAAAAACTATCAATATACagagaaaaaaatcaaagttgCTAGCGGAAGAGACAAGgagatacaaatacaatacagtATGCGTCGTTGCCGATCTAAATAGATAGATCTTTTCACGAACTTACAGATGCGTCAGGGAGGGAAGGAGAAGTGAGAAAAGAGGGTGATAGGCGGTAGTAATCGGTGGTATTGCGGGAGGCGTCGTGCTGCCCTGGTTAAACCCTAGTTAACAGCTTTTATATTTTGGCTAATGGGCCACGAAACGGTTGTGTAATTGTGGGCCTGGAAGGTATAGAAACCTTTTGGGCTTTTGCTTGGTTTTGGTATGTCgctctcaaaagtcaaaacaaggTTTTGTGACCGGTTTTGGTATCTATAGCAGGTTGACCATCGGCTTGTTCATTGTTGGTCCAAATCAGTAAATCAAGATATTGAAAGAGGGTGCTGGTGATCACAAAGATAGTTCGACACTTCGACCAGAAGCAGAGGCTCCGTTTGACAACTGATAGAGTCTGACATTGCTTAGATGTCAAGCAGAAGTGCTTGTTATAAAGGTGAGCTTAGCACTTATAAATTAGAACACTAGGTTTCTAGGCTACAAAGAAGCTTAGTGGGTCTAGACTCTCCAGCGTCCACAAGATATTGACTTGGGAGAGGTAAAGTCGTTATGGGCCTTATCGCTAGTAACCAAAGAAATCTTAGAATGGACAtcaacaaagagagagaatgacGAGCACCACCGGATGAGTAAAAAGCAAACTATACACGCCCCCTGCTACCCCCCACATTCAAGCAAATACGTAAGTTGAAGAAGAATACTACATGCACACGAGTTTCAAATGAACAGAAACACAACCTTCGGAACTTCAATGAATGATACACTCTGTAGTTTGATTTTATCGTCTCATTCACAAACCAATCGTCCATTCACAAGAATGCTTACAAGAGAACATGCGACAACAATGTTAAGTTACCTGCTCTCTACTATGGCAAAATGCATAGCCATTTCAACATGGCAAATTCCGCCAGAGCTGGATAAACATTAGGCCTCTGCCTAGCATTTCTTTCCCATTCAATGAACTTGCTCAACATAGTCGGCCTCATTTCTCGTATTTCCCTTCAGTCTGGCAAGTCAGACCTTCACAGAATCATATTTCTCACCCATTATACCACCTTTATCTTTCTGGAACCGAATATACCGCAACGTGCTAGCAAAAAAGGCATCTGAAGCTGGATCAGGGGTTGTGGAGTCACTTTGCATCTCACTAGTGATTAATTCAATGAGGCTCTGAATAGCTGTACTTGTGATCTGAGGGTTTCCTTTCTCAAAAAAGTAGAGGTACCTGAGGCATCCAGTGAATTGTAATTAAATCAAACAGCAGCAACTATAGCACATACAAACGGGTATACAGTAAAGAATTAAAGATACAAACTTGTTTAGTATTTCAACGAACAGTGTGACTGGCCCACTACTACCCCTTGTGACACTGGCCATCTGCTGAGCAGCATTTGCAATCCTCAAGGCCCGCTTCAGGCAAAGCAAGACCCTAAGATTATGGAAAAGCTTCAGTAAGGGTCGCATCTATGACTGATGAGTAACCATTCCAAAAACAAGAGCACCACTAAAAATGTAAGCATTGTcaattttactcttttttttcgaTAAAGAAAAGACTGTGAATTGATGTTATGCAAAAGGCAATGCACCTTTCTCCATCTTTGATTCCATCTTGATCATCAACCCAAAATAGATGCGAGCAAGCATAAACAGCTCTGCACTGATCAGGCTTCTTCAAGAGCTTTGCAGAATACTGGCCATAGGTGGCAAAAGGAAATGAATATATATTCAAGAAAAGA
Coding sequences:
- the LOC120008531 gene encoding DNA-directed RNA polymerase I subunit RPA12-like is translated as MKAYSMAYSKGRDFLFCGLCGTMLTLDSTKYAKCPLCYYKRNIKEISGREISYRVSAEDIRRELGISHFDEGKVQKSKINKQCERCPSTELLYFSRQMRSADEGQTTFYECPKCGYTFSEN
- the LOC120008414 gene encoding uncharacterized protein LOC120008414 isoform X1; protein product: MMSDTNPTLPAMSLSSDPFSLQLTTTKFDGSNYLLWAWLMEMAISAKGKFKYISCDPPPCDSEEFKEWKSDNSLVMTWLWNSMEMSVSSNITFLNTAKGIWDALREKYFLKRRFSLLYDLYDRLFSLKQGERSVAEYSDIFMSLVRELEIYHPKTDDVEVLKQQREEFFVCKFLHGLNPNFHNIRNQILAAGDATGSIPSLDDVFAQVLRAEYLLQVPTSVVSEEGTTYARVRGGNRKQGRYSANRRYS
- the LOC120008414 gene encoding uncharacterized protein LOC120008414 isoform X2, encoding MMSDTNPTLPAMSLSSDPFSLQLTTTKFDGSNYLLWAWLMEMAISAKGKFKYISCDPPPCDSEEFKEWKSDNSLVMTWLWNSMEMSVSSNITFLNTAKGIWDALREKYFLKRRFSLLYDLYDRLFSLKQGERSVAEYSDIFMSLVRELEIYHPKTDDVEVLKQQREEFFVCKFLHGLNPNFHNIRNQILAAGDATGSIPSLDDVFAQVLRAEYLLQVPTSVVSEEGTTYARVRGGNRKQGRYSANRRTY
- the LOC120008530 gene encoding uncharacterized protein LOC120008530; the protein is MRGTQNTSSSAFISKHAEDVINGDGGLLFCPPPSLSYSYPPSTSFNNQSFHNYQKLMNQQQPPLLPMPISSRPNNNFVSSRGRSFSCPPNTRKTNKATRDHSLTPKKSKQQPPPNKREQKQDSKSDDESGVMVSVSPLGPDTNDLPKSEKFSGSVFTLSPPPSSLPLPKFSLRSKLSCNAEAAGIDNRATDSLRRILRLL